One Anolis carolinensis isolate JA03-04 chromosome 4, rAnoCar3.1.pri, whole genome shotgun sequence DNA window includes the following coding sequences:
- the rbis gene encoding ribosomal biogenesis factor isoform X1, with translation MGKNKAKGQKQMNVFHVANRKITKVKSKTKPVTTSLKKINIVNDEKVNTVNKVFAEVQKEVKQLSKAIASDSSKRTQVPKAIEGEPANVEAAANLLSQL, from the exons ATGGGCAAGAACAAGGCGAAAGGTCAGAAGCAGATGAATGTATTCCATGTGGCcaacagaaaaataacaaaagtTAAAAGTAAAACAAAGCCAGTGACAACCAGTTTGAAAAAG ATCAATATTGTGAATGATGAGAAGGTTAATACAGTGAACAAAGTATTCGCAGAAGTTCAGAAAGAAGTTAAACAACTGTCAAAGGCTATTGCATCAGACTCCTCAAAGCGAACTCAG GTTCCAAAGGCCATAGAAGGTGAACCAGCCAACGTGGAGGCTGCTGCTAATTTATTGTCTCAGTTGTAG
- the rbis gene encoding ribosomal biogenesis factor isoform X2 encodes MGKNKAKGQKQMNVFHVANRKITKVKSKTKPVTTSLKKINIVNDEKVNTVNKVFAEVQKEVKQLSKAIASDSSKRTQRERRRDIHGFIKPRSK; translated from the exons ATGGGCAAGAACAAGGCGAAAGGTCAGAAGCAGATGAATGTATTCCATGTGGCcaacagaaaaataacaaaagtTAAAAGTAAAACAAAGCCAGTGACAACCAGTTTGAAAAAG ATCAATATTGTGAATGATGAGAAGGTTAATACAGTGAACAAAGTATTCGCAGAAGTTCAGAAAGAAGTTAAACAACTGTCAAAGGCTATTGCATCAGACTCCTCAAAGCGAACTCAG agggaaagaagaagagacaTCCATGGCTTCATCAAACCCAGAAGCAAATGA